In Silene latifolia isolate original U9 population chromosome X, ASM4854445v1, whole genome shotgun sequence, the following proteins share a genomic window:
- the LOC141622778 gene encoding uncharacterized protein LOC141622778, which produces MLLGMIESNIAPNIFTYNMLIRMQCKDTSMEEAHALIHIMTEQGVAPDLFTYNALLEGYCLCGQMDKAREVFDLMVQTHCHPDAVTYSILINGYVKLKSIDKALDALQEMIQHGIAPTVMVYNNLIDGLCKSNRIPMARHLFNDMQTYGIKPDVCTYGSLLDGLCKSAQLDEVKALLKEMESNGVAPNIFIYNILIHSLCEAGQVKDAENLVSLLLSRGMVPNHVTYNTMIKGYCKIGLMNTAIELLNKMKQGGCSPNVVAYNTLIDRLCKSNRIPMALRLFNDMQIYGVKSDVCTYGSLLNGLCKNAELDKAKALLKQMDSNGVAPNIFIYNILIHSLCEHGQFKDAENLVSDLLSKGLVPDHVTYTTMIMGYCKRGLMNTTIKLFNKMKQAGCPTNDVTYNTIMRGFIFNDDLRNALCFRDIMVNEGFEADASTLFLFHNHLSHDKPKSFSRRC; this is translated from the coding sequence ATGTTACTTGGGATGATTGAGAGCAACATTGCACccaatatttttacttataacaTGTTGATTCGCATGCAATGTAAGGACACATCGATGGAAGAAGCACACGCCCTTATACATATAATGACTGAACAAGGTGTGGCTCCTGATTTATTTACTTATAATGCTTTATTGGAAGGGTATTGCTTGTGCGGCCAAATGGACAAGGCAAGAGAGGTTTTTGATTTAATGGTACAAACTCATTGCCACCCTGACGCAGTGACTTATAGTATTCTGATCAATGGATATGTTAAACTGAAAAGCATTGACAAAGCCCTTGACGCATTGCAAGAAATGATTCAGCATGGGATTGCCCCTACTGTCATGGTCTATAACAATCTGATAGATGGATTGTGTAAATCTAATAGGATCCCAATGGCACGTCACTTGTTCAACGACATGCAAACTTATGGAATAAAACCAGATGTTTGCACTTATGGTTCCTTGTTAGACGGGCTATGTAAAAGTGCACAGCTTGATGAAGTGAAGGCATTGCTCAAGGAGATGGAGTCTAATGGAGTTGCTCCTAATATTTTCATCTACAATATCCTAATTCATAGCTTGTGTGAGGCTGGACAGGTTAAAGATGCTGAAAATCTAGTCTCCCTTCTCCTATCAAGGGGTATGGTACCCAATCATGTAACTTATAATACAATGATTAAGGGGTATTGCAAAATAGGTCTTATGAATACAGCTATTGAGCTGCTTAACAAAATGAAGCAAGGTGGATGCTCTCCGAACGTCGTGGCCTATAACACACTCATAGATAGATTGTGTAAATCTAATAGGATCCCAATGGCACTTCGGCTGTTCAATGACATGCAAATCTATGGAGTAAAGTCAGATGTTTGCACTTATGGTTCCTTATTAAACGGGTTGTGTAAAAATGCAGAGCTTGATAAAGCAAAGGCATTGCTCAAGCAGATGGACTCTAATGGAGTTGCTCCCAATATATTCATCTACAATATTCTAATTCACAGCTTGTGTGAGCATGGCCAATTTAAGGATGCTGAAAACCTAGTGTCTGATCTCTTGTCAAAGGGTTTGGTACCCGATCATGTAACTTATACTACAATGATTATGGGGTATTGCAAAAGAGGTCTTATGAATACAACTATTAAGCTCTTTAACAAAATGAAGCAAGCTGGATGCCCTACTAATGATGTTACCTATAATACAATTATGCGAGGATTCATTTTCAACGACGATTTGCGAAATGCATTATGTTTCCGTGATATAATGGTTAACGAGGGATTTGAGGCTGATGCTAGCACTCTTTTTTTGTTCCATAACCATTTATCGCATGATAAACCAAAGAGTTTCTCCAGAAGATGCTAA
- the LOC141616841 gene encoding uncharacterized protein LOC141616841, which produces MNPPPIENSSLTLGNPGNSADSVTYNTIIQGFIVNEDFQNALCYRDIMVNEGFEALDKIVFTSLLADCACQCPTVRSTSEADCSAIVNSYALPNFNQICRVHRFCISELLRPAVVWDVASTLFSDGESCYLEIRGALCGSGLAQVTASHIRYIHSYAGYPVDTSPFAASDDEGCYLDIRGALFGSVLALGSGPFICRLACSALRFLQRYDDTSTSATSGHYLLFMVGQLLSQYALFVGTPGQCTSGVVCYLWVSQGVDNMPTFAVQSRPCLQFPRQVITYFTWWDNVTPKYSIISLICFVCWHPWFKIRMKNEQEKYGDRLMFFVLLILLIYFHHRLPFPVESLYVEFLIQLQLLRTKNIGLKFSLQCRLGQGLSYSQEEADVGQTFC; this is translated from the exons ATGAACCCTCCACCCATAGAAAACTCATCCCTTACCCTTGGAAACCCTGGAAACTCTGCCGATAGTGTCACTTACAATACCATTATCCAAGGTTTCATTGTCAATGAGGACTTTCAAAATGCATTATGTTACCGTGATATAATGGTTAATGAGGGCTTTGAAGCT CTAGACAAGATTGTTTTTACTTCTTTGCTAGCTGACTGTGCTTGTCAGTGTCCT ACCGTAAGATCAACCTCTGAGGCAGATTGTTCCGCAATTGTCAACAG TTATGCCCTGCCGAATTTCAATCAAATCTGCCGTGTCCATCGATTTTGCATTTCTGAG CTGCTGAGGCCTGCCGTCGTCTGGGATGTGGCCTCAACTCTATTTTCAG ATGGTGAAAGTTGTTACTTGGAGATTCGTGGTGCGTTGTGTGGTTCTGGCTTGGCTCAGGTTACAGCCTCCCACATCAGATACATCCATTCATATGCCGGATACCCTGTTGACACTTCACCTTTTGCTGCCTCGG atgatgaagggtgttacTTGGATATCCGTGGTGCGTTGTTTGGTTCTGTCTTGGCTCTTGGTTCAGGTCCATTCATATGCCGTCTAGCCTGTAGTGCCTTGCGGTTTTTACAACGTTATGACGATACTTCCACTTCTGCTACTTCAGGCCATTACCTACTTTTTATGGTGGGCCAATTATTATCTCAATATGCTTTGTTTGTTGGCACCCCTGGTCAGTGTACCTCAGGTGTGGTTTGCTACCTTTGGGTCTCCCAAG GTGTTGATAACATGCCGACGTTTGCAGTGCAGAGCAGACCTTGTCTTCA GTTCCCGCGTCAG GTCATTACCTACTTCACATGGTGGGACAATGTCACACCCAAATACAGCATTATTAGCTTAATATGCTTTGTTTGTTGGCACCCCTGGTTCA AGATTAGAATGAAGAATGAACAGGAGAAATATGGTGACCGTCTGATGTTTTTCGTCTTACTCattttgcttatttattttcatcaTCGTTTGCCTTTTCCGGTTGAATCCTTATATGTGGAGTTTTTAATACAGTTACAATTGTTGAGGACGAAGAACATCGGGCTCAAGTTCAGCCTTCAATGTAGGTTAG GTCAGGGACTTTCATATAGCCAAGAAGAGGCAGATGTGGGACAAACTTTTTGCTAG